In Candida albicans SC5314 chromosome 4, complete sequence, the genomic window tgttttgatttcttcttagaaaaataatttcaagttCATTTTAAGTTTCGCAGATGATTTTTAAAACATAGCTGATGTTTAAACGATTCATGTTGCAAAGTTATTGTACAAAATAGGGGGCTAAGCAAAAGTGAAAACGTACGAAATAGGCAATGGAAACGTGCGATTTGGGGTCAATGTTCCATCCCTCCGCCTGTCGTCGTTGTCGTCGTCGATCTAATACCAGAACCGAAACTGAAAAAAGTAACAGGTGTAGTGGATATGTGTTATATCTGAAAACGTTTTGAGTAACTGATTTTCAAGcaaatcatttgaatttgttttatcTGACTATTATCCCTAATAAGTAAAATTCGTAGGCCCAGGTCCTTATTGTTAAAGGTGCTAATTGCTACCTTGTTACACTAGAGCCTAAGTTGAATAGTGACCTGTTATGTCATCATAAGATAAGTTGGTGCGGTGAAATTAAAAgtggaaaaagaaacgaCGGATTCTTGTGTTAATAGAACTGGCGAGTTTCTGTGATTTGTGTCGTTTTGGGAGCAATAATTTCCATTTTCTACTTTTTTAACTCATAGTACGttgtatttttcattactaTAATTTATTTGCTTCTGGTTATGAGGAGTATGATGATGAGAAGAAGAGAGGTTATGCATGAATTTTGTACATGGGCTTACAAAAGCCCAATTTGGAATAGCCAGTACACAATACCAAATGCTACCACCAGCACAAACATGGTTGGTTCGTTGGTTGGTTGATTGCTACAGccaacaactacaacaaaaCTTTGGTGTTAACAGTAATGCAAAATCAGATATAGCTCAACAAAGGTTGAGACGGCAGAAGGGAGAGAATAAGGgcaaacaaatttttttgggggaCACCAGAACAaggaaaaaattgaaaacaaaattgttACTGATATTGTGCAACTTGCATGCCATCTGCAGCATGAGCGAATagaatgattttttttttcaaattttttttgtcattttatttttttttattagtttttgcatttttcttatttgaCTAAATTGGGTTACAAACTAGTTTGATTTAGTAAGAGCAACAgattttagtttttgttattatgACCAATTTCGTAGTTTGTGCTTGTAGTTTTTGATGGATTTTCATTCAAACGTTTCCACTTTCCCTTTTCCTAGTTCCCttaacaaaacaaataaaaaaataaaaatttttagtGTCccccccctttttttttctttctcttttctttttctctttctctctctctacaaaattttaaaacacaaaaccaacaagaaattcaagaatcaacaagatgcaaaaaaaatttttcctttttgtttttttgtttacttttttatttttagcaATCTTAGTACttgttattcttttttcttcatttttgtACTAGGGGTGTTATTAATATTACATGGAGTGACCTTCCCGACTTTGCGGATCGACTCAACTCATTCATGCATGTAACCCACCTCGAACTAAAACtagccaaaaaaaagaacatcatagaaaaagaaatggaagaaaaaaagggggACGGACGGCAATTGTCACTATCATGGAATATCTTTTTggtgcttttttttttatttttcaacttttccTAATCAACATCAAACTATAAATAAGCCAGGATAATTCctcaaaattttcaaattatttttattttaaactttctttttcttgttcattattatcaactaATCACAGTTAAtttaataacaacaacaacttttaCTATCGCTTAATACATTACAATGCAATTCTCATCCGCTGTCGTCTTATCCGCTGTTGCTGGTTCCGCTTTGGCTGCTTACTCCAACTCCACTGTTACTGACATTCAAACCACTGTTGTCACCATCACTTCATGtgaagaaaacaaatgtCACGAAACTGAAGTTACCACTGGTGTTACCACCGTCACTGAAGTTGACACTACGTACACCACCTACTGCCCATTGTCAACCACTGAAGCTCCAGCTCCATCTACTGCTACTGATGTTTCTACCACCGTTGTCACCATCACCTCATGTGAAGAAGACAAATGTCACGAAACCGCTGTCACCACCGGTGTCACCACTGTCACTGAAGGTACTACCATCTACACTACCTACTGCCCATTGCCATCTACTGAAGCTCCAGGTCCAGCTCCATCTACTGCTGAAGAATCTAAACCAGCTGAATCTTCCCCAGTTCCAACCACCGCTGCTGAATCTTCCCCAGCTAAAACTACTGCTGCTGAATCTTCCCCAGCTCAAGAAACCACTCCAAAGACCGTTGCTGCTGAATCTTCTTCAGCTGAAACTACTGCTCCAGCTGTCTCTACCGCTGAAGCCGGTGCTGCTGCTAACGCTGTCCCAGTTGCTGCTGGTTTGTTGGCTTTGGCTGCTTTGTTTTAAGTTTACTAGAGcttaaatcaaatatttacaaacaaaattttcattttcccCCTTTTCCCTTTCTTCATTCTTCAAAAAAGGGTTATTTactattaattgataaatttatgGTTTCATGTTAATGtaccctttttttttataaacattgttattattattatcatcattagtttatttatattttcgTGAGTTTTTCggttttaattaattttttgaatacatattaaaaatttatttggtactagtttttttttgggttttttttttttgtatataTTGGTTTTTATTAagtttcttgtttttcGTCACATTCAAAAATGCTacttttgtttgtttcaaaGTA contains:
- the PGA62 gene encoding Pga62p (Adhesin-like cell wall protein; putative GPI-anchor; fluconazole-induced; induced in high iron; induced during cell wall regeneration; Cyr1 or Ras1 repressed; Tbf1 induced) — protein: MQFSSAVVLSAVAGSALAAYSNSTVTDIQTTVVTITSCEENKCHETEVTTGVTTVTEVDTTYTTYCPLSTTEAPAPSTATDVSTTVVTITSCEEDKCHETAVTTGVTTVTEGTTIYTTYCPLPSTEAPGPAPSTAEESKPAESSPVPTTAAESSPAKTTAAESSPAQETTPKTVAAESSSAETTAPAVSTAEAGAAANAVPVAAGLLALAALF